The proteins below are encoded in one region of Pleuronectes platessa chromosome 12, fPlePla1.1, whole genome shotgun sequence:
- the map10 gene encoding microtubule-associated protein 10, producing the protein MSGGHMNDTVQTLFSFELWVENIRVDKEAQVSDELALGVRLLDFPTLLVYQPQHHLRDDGHPGEHAEDERGDHPFNRGKSCFFLMNLNSLHNHLSHTPLYAMVLDVKEEIPRLVGSSLISLDKVMDRVMQDVAQHGVSAPSSHGERGLFGMCSLTGGKTGSISLSYKLLSLGTSLLPHVADRSGLKSGSGGQRAQGGIEDRNISTESQRLAHSPTLDKSDGNIPNTAPASANNCKDKQDVVVCVATKNKPRSQIPQTLQETGNGYQKDLSIFCPPHLYYSSSAQSKNEGWVYKHLPLDSNAFTFEDSCSEASDNKIEAPSSVMLDQRVRSKGKAFRNKETSIVSPNVLGETLQQLPLLNGLLVELSQLNNQNPQQPMSIHPNLAWIYRPGSTELSAEHRDTPRKTLEKSRQGTSPCFKHLHPPRNCSTPIVRPSSVQKKDNPEEALIERKSSSKPTRKKLVYGTTRTFNLRLKQVSHHKVKHRECVELMQNQKQTNMSKGKPKALKSSQRISVLNQSSSFNENIETMMQSISVDSTIHQQKKQLWKVHDKEDRDPLRGSEEPSLSERRDLKCIHIPSMDSDRAQSKDQSEHHSESNRSQSERVREKIKSSRSSRHSSTKSSFSDSSREGHKEGDYTDKGNEEADYADDFDSLEPSDAYSSDPMSSPEPSRGKTPKSPVRLDFHNPDSRSESVQRRAVLPVPLKAPSSPQRSLKATHIIQPRKNASALSLSSDDGDRDESDSLRTVCSRKQMTESSKAERSSRAESFVSSRRERSESTKNSSPLRGLSVESTSSFEPQEAEEVQDELGSLDFRKEYQHVSELVANKLPGYTM; encoded by the coding sequence ATGTCAGGAGGACACATGAATGACACTGTCCAGACTCTGTTTTCGTTTGAACTGTGGGTGGAAAACATCCGAGTCGATAAAGAAGCTCAGGTTTCGGACGAGCTGGCTCTCGGGGTGAGGCTGCTGGACTTCCCGACGCTGCTCGTTTATCAACCCCAGCATCACCTTCGCGACGATGGGCATCCGGGTGAACACGCGGAAGATGAGAGGGGAGATCACCCATTCAACAGAGGGAAGTCCTGTTTCtttctgatgaacctgaactCGCTGCACAACCATCTGTCTCACACCCCTCTGTATGCCATGGTGCTGGATGTGAAAGAGGAGATTCCCAGACTAGTGGGCTCCTCCCTGATATCACTGGACAAAGTGATGGACAGAGTCATGCAGGATGTTGCCCAGCACGGAGTGTCTGCTCCCTCCTCACACGGAGAAAGGGGGCTCTTTGGTATGTGCAGCCTCACTGGGGGGAAAACTGGGTCCATTTCCTTGAGTTATAAATTGCTAAGTCTGGGGACTAGTTTACTGCCGCATGTTGCAGACAGGAGTGGGCTTAAAAGCGGGAGTGGAGGACAGCGTGCACAAGGAGGCATTGAGGACAGAAACATATCTACAGAATCGCAGCGTCTGGCCCATTCACCCACACTGGACAAGTCTGATGGAAACATCCCAAACACGGCACCAGCGAGTGCAAATAATTGTAAGGACAAGCaggatgttgttgtgtgtgttgccacTAAAAACAAACCAAGATCCCAAATACCTCAAACACTCCAAGAAACTGGAAACGGTTATCAGAAGGATTTAAGCATTTTCTGCCCCCCACATCTTTACTACAGTAGTTCTGCACAAAGCAAAAATGAAGGATGGGTTTACAAACATCTCCCTCTAGACTCAAATGCTTTTACATTTGAGGATTCATGCTCTGAGGCATCTGACAATAAGATTGAAGCTCCGAGTTCTGTGATGTTGGACCAGAGAGTGAGATCTAAGGGAAAAGCATttagaaacaaagaaacaagcaTCGTCAGTCCCAATGTCCTTGGGGAGACTTTGCAACAGTTGCCTCTGCTTAACGGTCTTCTAGTTGAGCTGTCACAGTTAAATAACCAGAACCCACAACAACCCATGTCCATCCATCCCAATCTGGCGTGGATTTACAGGCCTGGATCCACAGAGCTGTCAGctgagcacagagacacaccacGAAAAACCTTGGAGAAAAGCAGACAGGGGACAAGTCCCTGTTTTAAACATTTGCATCCTCCGAGAAACTGCTCTACTCCAATAGTTAGACCTTCATCTGTACAAAAGAAAGACAATCCAGAAGAAGCATTGATTGAGAGGAAAAGCTCCAGTAAACCTACCAGGAAGAAGCTTGTGTATGGAACCACCAGAACATTTAATCTGAGGTTGAAGCAAGTGTCACATCATAAAGTAAAACATAGGGAATGCGTGGAGTTAATGCAGAATCAAAAACAGACGAATATGAGCAAAGGAAAGCCGAAAGCATTGAAGTCCAGTCAAAGGATATCAGTATTAAATCAGAGCTCCAGTTTCAATGAAAACATTGAGACGATGATGCAAAGCATCTCGGTGGACTCAACCATacatcaacagaaaaaacagCTTTGGAAAGTTCATGATAAGGAAGATAGAGACCCTCTGAGGGGGTCAGAGGAACCTTCTCTTTCTGAGAGGAGAGACTTGAAATGTATTCACATCCCCAGTATGGACAGTGACAGGGCCCAAAGCAAAGACCAGAGCGAGCATCACAGTGAGTCAAACCGATCACAGTCCGAACGAGTCAGAGAGAAAATTAAATCCTCAAGAAGTAGCAGACACAGCAGCACTAAGTCATCATTTTCAGACTCCAGCAGGGAAGGACACAAGGAAGGAGATTACACTGATAAAGGAAATGAAGAAGCAGACTACGCTGATGACTTTGACAGTCTTGAACCCAGTGATGCCTACTCTTCTGACCCTATGAGTAGCCCAGAGCCCTCGAGAGGCAAAACCCCTAAGTCTCCTGTCCGCCTCGACTTCCACAACCCTGACTCGCGCTCTGAATCTGTGCAGAGGAGAGCAGTCCTCCCTGTGCCCCTCAAAGCTCCCAGCTCGCCACAGAGGTCTCTGAAGGCCACACACATCATTCAACCTCGAAAAAACGCCTCTGCCCTCAGCCTCTCCTCCGATGATGGAGACAGAGACGAGTCGGATTCCCTGCGAACCGTATGCTCCAGAAAGCAGATGACGGAGAGCAGCAAAGCGGAAAGGAGCTCCCGTGCGGAGAGTTTTGTATCATCAAGACGTGAAAGGAGCGAGTCGACCAAGAACAGCAGTCCACTCCGAGGACTCTCCGTAGAATCAACATCATCCTTTGAACcacaggaggcagaggaagtgCAGGATGAGCTCGGATCTCTAGATTTTAGAAAAGAATATCAACACGTCTCTGAGCTGGTGGCCAACAAACTCCCTGGTTACACAATGTAA
- the LOC128453819 gene encoding uncharacterized protein LOC128453819 has protein sequence MASYCLRYHRVQSALTQQSSELQDTRMLTEFLERVELEESQDGCRYSLGQPLHGEITSAPSLLGLQSSGGGGGGEPLLETMGDPVEELREAVEMLNDTVRERGRSQSHDQAIQDLLSKHAGLAVRLEECLCCGKELGLDILERETDLAIQCEPERCGLEALQERQDHLEIDYEVMREEVKEMENLASRLEELCPERVHVLGAKIQATLQAWAELGRSVAENKSRLQEFVQLQDFFRSYLAMISWTEDTRSCIFSDTALHPGKDGQRPLAAELDMQIELKFEEFDELAAAGRNLLDREHHLTQMVRERLEELRSMLGWILVHWRAQKQQWLHKKSRQELSQDNIYSEATMCSTLSELPKQISAPELQAYESHQPSLVTSEDDRSGDSRPSSLVPRQTEQQEEEQLEDGYEVMNSIGPRGGEASLSESPKPSILVLKEPSSPALGGTVNLILSFGNTGDSHVQVLEPPAGTEEVEGNTSEPVHRVSTYLHVKDNNLAAAPVYESITLPRQKSRSEASASPAFLPSSSSSLPSSASAPQTTNLTFRRSTGSGSGFLFSSLKRMGKKRKRKKDARRHTIQKIMGVEAQTDEAAQYGCDTMTYDTHTWPLKENRRKRSSPKSPAGGNGVEAIDYMKNPLLKDIDTECSGEYSTIQYVVSEGPNPLSSTSQVRSHCRFLSLGSVLSFDLPKDMTLIPSIQDIITIAPPESKKGAGTDPDPHSQRHSALSSFKQTRPTAAITHGSTEVSFSETQTPTPVVKAPSDADKSSQPSPPLSLREDEVQAKPCKIQCCLRKAAEQDGDREGTSQPSDLPIYVNQAKSTAANKHECLSVHTLIRDLNGHQYHKCARPHSVREVSPGLQCLSRASHMVVNLKSTVSVSVHQDSVDSGISTPPRSIKVFADAPCPDVPQPKVVVGRLVSLQVGGIDCSKTRQKNTTPLGPSAEQGTEPVHLDHQQFEEEEEELEDIWNQTTNYRQSICSDIMYQPSQDESVPSDQPDVPHSRVPSPKTPDVLYRNLVTASAPNLLVAEFRLPSHIQSLLGYDKEHRAKVHLPPLASGDRRSWAAFPNTEPASKTTSVTVNETASDPMKLPDVGDNQRYIYQYREDEEEKEEGKVEEANVRKEADEHTGGSKDQSMSLLSVHMDLDGAGRHRQSSQCLEDMEKQDQLMATGGRCFTLSGKPDLQLMEGTLERKHKLQLGGKKAASRGWSSYHAVLHRHTLCFYQDRKDTLRSSACGLPLNLLGAECSPAPEYTKKPNCFRLQPRDGSEYLLNAPSRFMMKKWMMKIQANTGQSESVSAISSVPVDQGLPVSLNPLLCSGCHGLAKCHCSSRHDVTSTFPRRKPPGAAQTKEIVVLTREFSQMPPSPLRSLDEHPTISSSHGGCCDDDEGRAKQTVTHRLSAASSGLTSSSPHSPVFNSQDWLSNKRRSHSFTSATYQRIRPLLHPAGGLERGSNYCVTLVVGDKSSDGTSTCRSSESSVLAAAEWQPDAGQDSALTSYASLPRPRNKSVFKKFFGKRDL, from the exons ATGGCGAGTTACTGCCTGCG gtaCCATCGTGTCCAGAGCGCCCTGACCCAGCAGAgctcagagctgcaggacaCACGGATGCTGACGGAGTTCCTGGAGcgtgtggagctggaggagagccaGGACGGCTGCCGGTACAGCCTGGGCCAG CCTCTCCACGGTGAGATTACCTCTGCTCCTTCATTGCTGGGACTCCAGAGCagtggtggcggtggtggtggggagCCCCTGCTAGAAACCATGGGGGACCCTGTGGAAGAACTGCGTGAGGCCGTAGAGATGCTGAACGACACTGTGAGGGAAAGAGGGCGATCGCAGAGCCACGACCAAGCCATCCAGGACCTGCTGAGCAAG CACGCCGGGCTCGCTGTGCGCTTGGAGGAGTGCTTGTGCTGCGGCAAGGAGCTCGGCCTGGACATCCTGGAGAGGGAGACGGACTTGGCCATCCAGTGCGAGCCAGAGCGCTGCGGCCTGGAGGCTCTGCAGGAGAGGCAGGACCACCTGGAG ATTGACTATGAAGTcatgagggaggaggtgaaggagatggagaaccTGGCCTCGCGGTTGGAGGAGCTGTGTCCAGAGAGAGTGCACGTACTCGGGGCAAAGATCCAGGCCACGCTGCAGGCCTGGGCCGAGCTGGGAAGGAGCGTCGCGGAGAACAAATCCCGGCTGCAGGAGTTCGTGCAGCTCCAGGACTTCTTCAGGAGCTACCTCGCCATGAT CTCATGGACAGAAGACACCAGGTCGTGCATTTTCTCAGACACCGCCTTGCATCCTGGGAAGGACGGGCAGAGGCCCCTGGCTGCAGAGCTGGACATGCAGATTGAGCTGAAGTTTGAGGAGTTTGATGAGCTGGCGGCCGCAGGGAGGAACCTTTTAGACAGAGAACACCACCTCACACAGATG GTGAGGGAGCGgttggaggagctgaggagcatgCTCGGGTGGATCCTGGTGCACTGGAGGGCTCAGAAACAGCAGTGGCTTCACAAGAAGAGCAGACAGGAGCTTTCACAAGACAACATTTATTCTGAGGCGACAATGTGCTCCACATTATCAGAG CTTCCTAAACAGATTTCAGCTCCTGAGCTACAAGCCTACGAGTCCCATCAGCCCTCGCTCGTTACCTCCGAAGACGACAGGTCAGGGGACAGCCGACCCTCGTCCCTCGTCCCCAGACAAACTGAGcaacaagaggaggagcagttAGAGGATGGGTATGAGGTCATGAACAGTATTGGACCACGGGGAGGTGAGGCCTCCCTCTCAGAGTCTCCCAAACCCTCTATCTTGGTCCTCAAAGAGCCCAGCAGCCCCGCTCTCGGGGGCACGGTCAACCTCATCCTGAGCTTTGGTAACACAGGGGACAGCCATGTTCAGGTGCTGGAGCCACCTGctgggacagaggaggtggaggggaacACGTCTGAGCCTGTGCACAGG GTCAGTACCTACTTGCATGTCAAGGATAACAACTTGGCTGCGGCCCCTGTGTATGAGAGTATCACCTTGCCCCGCCAAAAGAGCCGCTCCGAAGCCTCAGCCTCCCCAGCTTTCCtgccatcctcatcctcctcgctGCCTTCCTCGGCGTCCGCCCCTCAGACGACCAACCTGACCTTCCGCCGCTCGACGGGGAGCGGCAGCGGCTTCCTGTTCAGCAGCCTCAAGAGAATGGGCAAGAAGAGAAAGCGGAAGAAAGACGCTCGCAGACACACCATCCAGAAAATCATGGGAGTGGAGGCGCAAACGGACGAGGCGGCTCAATACGGGTGCGATACCATGACTtacgacacacacacgtggccgctgaaggaaaacaggaggaagaggagttccCCAAAGAGCCCAGCCGGTGGGAATGGAGTAGAAGCTATAGACTATATGAAGAATCCTCTGTTGAAGGACATTGATACAGAGTGTTCAGGCGAATACAGCACCATTCAATATGTCGTATCAGAGGGGCCAAACCCGCTATCCTCCACAAGTCAGGTGAGGAGCCACTGCAGATTCCTCTCCTTGGGCTCTGTGCTGAGCTTTGACCTGCCCAAGGACATGACTCTCATCCCCAGCATCCAGGACATCATTACAATTGCACCCCCTGAGTCCAAAAAAGGAGCAGGGACTGATCCGGACCCCCACTCTCAGAGACACTCAGCCCTGAGCTCCTTCAAACAGACTCGTCCCACTGCTGCCATCACACACGGCTCCACAGAGGTCAGCTTTTCTGAAACTCAGACTCCGACCCCTGTAGTGAAGGCTCCGTCTGATGCGGACAAGAGTTCCCAACCCTCACCTCCTCTTTCCCTGCGAGAAGATGAGGTTCAAGCCAAACCATGCAAAATCCAGTGCTGTCTGCGcaaggctgcagagcaggatgGGGACAGGGAGGGGACCAGTCAGCCCTCCGATCTCCCTATTTATGTGAATCAAGCCAAAAGTACAGCTGCAAACAAACATGAGTGCCTCAGTGTCCACACGCTCATTAGAGACCTGAATGGACACCAGTATCACAAATGTGCAAGACCCCACAGTGTGCGTGAAGTGAGCCCAGGGCTTCAGTGCCTGAGCCGAGCTTCTCACATGGTGGTGAATCTAAAGTCAACAGTGAGCGTGAGCGTTCATCAGGACTCGGTAGATTCTGGGATCTCCACGCCCCCCCGCAGCATCAAAGTTTTCGCTGATGCACCTTGTCCAGATGTCCCACAGCCTAAGGTAGTGGTGGGGAGGCTCGTGTCCCTGCAGGTGGGAGGAATAGACTGTTCtaaaacaagacagaaaaacacaacacccTTAGGTCCATCTGCAGAGCAGGGAACAGAGCCTGTCCACCTGGACCACCAGcagtttgaggaggaggaagaggagctggaggacatcTGGAATCAGACGACTAACTACAGACAGAGCATCTGCTCAGATATCATGTACCAGCCCAGCCAGGACGAGTCCGTACCCTCAGACCAACCCGACGTTCCTCATTCTCGCGTGCCTTCACCCAAGACCCCGGATGTGCTCTACAGGAACCTGGTCACCGCCTCTGCGCCCAACCTCCTTGTGGCCGAGTTCAGGCTGCCGTCCCACATTCAGAGCCTGCTGGGCTACGACAAGGAGCACAGGGCCAAAGTTCACCTCCCTCCACTGGCCTCAGGAGACAGGAGGTCCTGGGCGGCGTTTCCGAACACGGAACCAGCCAGCAAGACCACGTCAGTGACAGTGAACGAGACGGCGTCCGATCCCATGAAGCTGCCGGACGTGGGCGACAATCAGAGATACATTTATCAAtacagagaggatgaggaggagaaagaggaagggaaGGTGGAGGAGGCAAACGTGAGGAAGGAGGCAGATGAGCACACAGGTGGTTCGAAG GACCAGTCAATGAGTCTGCTGTCGGTTCACATGGATTTAGACGGGGCCGGTCGGCACAGACAATCCTCTCAATGCCTCGAGGACATGGAGAAGCAGGACCAACTGATGGCCACGGGAGGGCGCTGTTTCACCCTG AGCGGGAAGCCGGACCTGCAGTTGATGGAGGGAACGCTGGAGAGGAAGCACAAGCTGCAGCTGGGAGGAAAGAAA GCAGCCTCCAGAGGTTGGAGCTCCTACCACGCCGTCTTACATCGACACACCTTGTGTTTCTACCAGGATAGAAAGGATACACTGAGG AGCTCTGCATGTGGCCTCCCGCTGAACCTCCTGGGCGCCGAGTGTTCACCTGCGCCCGAGTACACCAAGAAACCCAACTGCTTCAGACTACA GCCTCGCGACGGGTCTGAATATCTGCTCAATGCCCCCTCACGCTTCATGATGAAGAAGTGGATGATGAAAATACAGGCAAACACCG gtCAGAGCGAGTCTGTGTCTGCAATATCAAGTGTCCCTGTCGATCAAGGCCTCCCCGTTTCCTT AAatcccctgctctgctccggCTGTCACGGCCTGGCCAAATGCCACTGCTCCTCCCGCCATGATGTCACCTCCACGTTCCCCAGGCGCAAGCCACCGGGCGCCGCCCAAACCAAAGAGATCGTTGTCCTCACCAGAGAGTTCAGTCAAATGCCACCGAGTCCTTTAAGGAGCCTGGACGAGCACCCGACTATCTCATCGTCACACGGAGGCTGCTGTG atgatgatgaaggcagAGCGAAGCAGACGGTGACTCACAGACTGTCTGCAGCCTCCAGCggtctcacctcctcctcccctcactcCCCCGTGTTCAACAGCCAGGACTGGCTCAGCAACAAGCGCCGCTCCCACTCCTTCACATCAG CCACCTACCAGAGGATCAGGCCCCTGCTGCACCCAGCTGGAGGCCTGGAGAGAGGCTCCAACTACTGTGTGACCCTGGTGGTTGGAGACAAGTCGTCAGACGGCACGTCCACGTGCAGGAGCTCTGAGTCCTCGGTGCTGGCCGCGGCTGAGTGGCAGCCGGACGCCGGTCAGGACTCTGCTCTGACGAGCTACGCCAGCCTGCCGCGACCACGCAATAAGTCCGTCTTCAAGAAGTTCTTTGGGAAAAGGGACCTCtga
- the ntpcr gene encoding cancer-related nucleoside-triphosphatase: MIRHVFLTGPPGVGKTTLVQKACEALVSSGLGVEGFYTEEVREGGRRVGFDVVTVTGERGHLSRIRDGAAASPGRREYTVGQYVVDLPSFENLSLPLFRNVGAADGGSRKVFIIDEIGKMELFSQSFIRAVRQTLESSSCTILGTIPIPKGKPLGLVEEVRSRGDVKVFAVSKENRNTILPDILAALQECLKHAS, encoded by the exons ATGATCAGACACGTGTTCTTGACAGGACCGCCAG GTGTGGGGAAAACCACTCTGGTCCAGAAAGCCTGTGAAGCTCTGGTGTCATCAGGCCTGGGAGTTGAGGGGTTTTACACAGAGGAGGTCAGGGAGGGAGGCCGCCGAGTCGGCTTTGATGTCGTCACCGTGACGGGAGAGAGGGGCCACCTGTCCAGAATCAG AGACGGTGCTGCTGCGTCTCCTGGAAGACGGGAGTACACAGTGGGGCAGTATGTGGTCGACTTGCCTTCATTTGAAAATCTGTCCCTCCCCCTCTTCCGAAAT GTCGGGGCGGCAGATGGGGGCAGCAGGAAGGTGTTCATCATTGACGAAATTGGCAAAATGGAGCTTTTCAGCCAGTCGTTCAtcagagcagtgagacagactTTAGAAAGCTCGTCCTGCACCATCCTGGGCACCATCCCCATCCCCAAGGGTAAACCGCTGGGTCTCGTGGAAGAGGTGCGGAGCCGGGGAGATGTCAAGGTCTTTGCC GTGTCCAAGGAGAACAGGAACACTATCCTGCCGGACATTTTAGCAGCACTACAAGAATGTTTAAAACATGCATCCTAA